A portion of the Misgurnus anguillicaudatus chromosome 16, ASM2758022v2, whole genome shotgun sequence genome contains these proteins:
- the LOC129422274 gene encoding macrophage colony-stimulating factor 1 receptor isoform X2, with protein MMLLFIFVLVLLDSRAHGWSQTKIMVNSDVLTGTDVILDSGSPLHLSCEGDGPVTWLPRLNKHKRYISKETGNIRSFHVDKATVEFTGTYTCSYISGDKSNESSSLHVFVRDPQVLFVTPSTPLSYVRKEGEDLLLPCLLTDPNATDFTFRMDNNSALPHGMNITFDPRKGVLIRNVHPRYNAQYVCSARVRGIEKVSNSFKINVIQKLRFPPYVFLERNEYVRLVGEILQISCTTNNPNFNYNVTWTHSSRKLPDAKDKSAMAGNGIAIMSVLTIPDVRLSDSGNITCTGQNEAGANSSTTQLLVVDEPYIRLSAKLSSKLTHNGLSIEVSEGDDVDLRVLIEAYPPLKSHSWEIPVPHNASLLEQKFYNYNDRYEALLFLKRLNFQEMGRYTLHVQNDMRNASISFDIKMYTPVGSVKVSVECIRGVRWASCSSEGDSLFFSWTLNGQPLPQENKTNINLDGETSGNLICSVKNHISHAEKSITVNYCTVSRTFVIVWTLQMIFLLLLLGGFHIYIRKRTSTQTPGEENQEDIVLYEN; from the exons ATGATGCTTCTgttcatttttgttttagtGCTGCTGGACAGTCGCGCCCATG gttgGTCTCAAACCAAGATCATGGTGAACTCTGATGTCCTGACGGGTACTGATGTGATTCTGGACTCTGGTTCTCCTCTTCATCTGAGCTGTGAAGGTGATGGACCAGTAACATGGCTTCCACGGCTGAATAAACACAAACGCTACATCTCCAAAGAAACGGGAAACATCCGGAGTTTTCACGTGGATAAAGCCACAGTGGAATTTACCGGCACATACACCTGTAGTTACATAAGTGGAGATAAATCTAATGAATCTTCTTCTCTGCATGTGTTTGTCAGGG ATCCACAGGTTCTGTTTGTGACTCCGAGCACACCTCTGAGTTACGTGCGGAAAGAAGGTGAAGATCTGCTGTTACCGTGTCTACTGACCGACCCCAACGCCACAGACTTCACATTTCGTATGGATAACAATTCAGCTCTGCCTCATGGCATGAACATCACCTTTGACCCCAGGAAGGGTGTTCTGATTCGAAACGTTCACCCCAGATATAACGCACAATATGTGTGCAGTGCTAGAGTAAGAGGAATTGAAAAAGTGTCAAATAGTTTCAAAATTAACGTCATACAAA AACTACGCTTTCCTCCGTATGTTTTTTTGGAAAGAAACGAGTACGTCAGATTGGTGGGAGAAATACTTCAAATCAGCTGTACCACAAATAACCCAAACTTTAACTACAATGTTACCTGGACGCACTCCTCAAGAAAG CTGCCTGATGCTAAGGACAAATCTGCGATGGCAGGAAATGGAATTGCCATTATGAGCGTCCTCACCATTCCAGATGTCCGACTCTCTGATTCAGGAAACATCACCTGTACAGGGCAGAATGAAGCCGGAGCCAACAGCTCCACCACTCAGCTGCTGGTTGTGG ATGAGCCCTACATTCGACTGTCAGCGAAGCTTTCATCTAAACTCACCCATAACGGTCTGTCCATTGAAGTCAGTGAAGGAGACGATGTAGATCTGAGGGTTCTTATTGAAGCGTACCCCCCTCTGAAATCTCACTCGTGGGAGATTCCAGTACCCCATAATGCATCTCTCCTAGAGCAAAAGTTTTACAACTATAACGACAG GTATGAAGCCCTGCTGTTTCTTAAAAGACTGAACTTTCAGGAAATGGGTCGCTACACGCTTCATGTGCAGAACGACATGAGAAACGCCTCCATTTCATttgatattaaaatgtata CTCCTGTTGGCTCAGTGAAAGTATCAGTCGAATGCATCCGTGGGGTGAGGTGGGCATCCTGCTCCTCTGAGGGGGATTCACTCTTCTTCAGCTGGACTCTGAATGGACAACCACTACCACAAGAAAATAAGACCAACATTAATCTGGATGGGGAAACTTCTGGAAACCTCATCTGCAGTGTGAAGAACCACATCAGTCATGCAGAAAAGAGCATCACTGTAAACTATTGTACCG
- the LOC129422274 gene encoding macrophage colony-stimulating factor 1 receptor isoform X1, which translates to MMLLFIFVLVLLDSRAHGWSQTKIMVNSDVLTGTDVILDSGSPLHLSCEGDGPVTWLPRLNKHKRYISKETGNIRSFHVDKATVEFTGTYTCSYISGDKSNESSSLHVFVRDPQVLFVTPSTPLSYVRKEGEDLLLPCLLTDPNATDFTFRMDNNSALPHGMNITFDPRKGVLIRNVHPRYNAQYVCSARVRGIEKVSNSFKINVIQKLRFPPYVFLERNEYVRLVGEILQISCTTNNPNFNYNVTWTHSSRKLPDAKDKSAMAGNGIAIMSVLTIPDVRLSDSGNITCTGQNEAGANSSTTQLLVVDEPYIRLSAKLSSKLTHNGLSIEVSEGDDVDLRVLIEAYPPLKSHSWEIPVPHNASLLEQKFYNYNDRYEALLFLKRLNFQEMGRYTLHVQNDMRNASISFDIKMYTPVGSVKVSVECIRGVRWASCSSEGDSLFFSWTLNGQPLPQENKTNINLDGETSGNLICSVKNHISHAEKSITVNYCTGSVSRTFVIVWTLQMIFLLLLLGGFHIYIRKRTSTQTPGEENQEDIVLYEN; encoded by the exons ATGATGCTTCTgttcatttttgttttagtGCTGCTGGACAGTCGCGCCCATG gttgGTCTCAAACCAAGATCATGGTGAACTCTGATGTCCTGACGGGTACTGATGTGATTCTGGACTCTGGTTCTCCTCTTCATCTGAGCTGTGAAGGTGATGGACCAGTAACATGGCTTCCACGGCTGAATAAACACAAACGCTACATCTCCAAAGAAACGGGAAACATCCGGAGTTTTCACGTGGATAAAGCCACAGTGGAATTTACCGGCACATACACCTGTAGTTACATAAGTGGAGATAAATCTAATGAATCTTCTTCTCTGCATGTGTTTGTCAGGG ATCCACAGGTTCTGTTTGTGACTCCGAGCACACCTCTGAGTTACGTGCGGAAAGAAGGTGAAGATCTGCTGTTACCGTGTCTACTGACCGACCCCAACGCCACAGACTTCACATTTCGTATGGATAACAATTCAGCTCTGCCTCATGGCATGAACATCACCTTTGACCCCAGGAAGGGTGTTCTGATTCGAAACGTTCACCCCAGATATAACGCACAATATGTGTGCAGTGCTAGAGTAAGAGGAATTGAAAAAGTGTCAAATAGTTTCAAAATTAACGTCATACAAA AACTACGCTTTCCTCCGTATGTTTTTTTGGAAAGAAACGAGTACGTCAGATTGGTGGGAGAAATACTTCAAATCAGCTGTACCACAAATAACCCAAACTTTAACTACAATGTTACCTGGACGCACTCCTCAAGAAAG CTGCCTGATGCTAAGGACAAATCTGCGATGGCAGGAAATGGAATTGCCATTATGAGCGTCCTCACCATTCCAGATGTCCGACTCTCTGATTCAGGAAACATCACCTGTACAGGGCAGAATGAAGCCGGAGCCAACAGCTCCACCACTCAGCTGCTGGTTGTGG ATGAGCCCTACATTCGACTGTCAGCGAAGCTTTCATCTAAACTCACCCATAACGGTCTGTCCATTGAAGTCAGTGAAGGAGACGATGTAGATCTGAGGGTTCTTATTGAAGCGTACCCCCCTCTGAAATCTCACTCGTGGGAGATTCCAGTACCCCATAATGCATCTCTCCTAGAGCAAAAGTTTTACAACTATAACGACAG GTATGAAGCCCTGCTGTTTCTTAAAAGACTGAACTTTCAGGAAATGGGTCGCTACACGCTTCATGTGCAGAACGACATGAGAAACGCCTCCATTTCATttgatattaaaatgtata CTCCTGTTGGCTCAGTGAAAGTATCAGTCGAATGCATCCGTGGGGTGAGGTGGGCATCCTGCTCCTCTGAGGGGGATTCACTCTTCTTCAGCTGGACTCTGAATGGACAACCACTACCACAAGAAAATAAGACCAACATTAATCTGGATGGGGAAACTTCTGGAAACCTCATCTGCAGTGTGAAGAACCACATCAGTCATGCAGAAAAGAGCATCACTGTAAACTATTGTACCG